In Chloroflexia bacterium SDU3-3, one DNA window encodes the following:
- a CDS encoding J domain-containing protein — translation MIAVSDFLDLDHYELLGIAPAATQDEIKRAYRREIAKYHPDRFVSANADEQAYAQRRSQALTEAYATLSNFRTRSLYNASLKTMGGSAAAQRPSAQPQRQPGQTPQRDHQAELYDQAVAHLQAGHTLQAIAALRQLQQINPFYRDSAALLEQAEAQGHAQQHSAPKQPAAEKPNSRRTFLIAGGVGGLAVLGLAAWALTQHGGQQTVAGQPDTPGAPLPTAANTAEPSPTAAATARPTSAPTAAATARPTAAPTAAATQPPTEVPTEVPTDTPTALPAEQGQLLFSDSFTGAGWADQSGAGWSVGYAQGGRYRIAVNAGIGMIWSYRTLQPGQHSLGVDVQVAQSEGGMLLSFVDEDNFVSFVVNPAQSSYRLERRGSQAAEVLAGGQSDAILGGANDTNRLLARVSSSTVQLVINGQQVASIDTPADILGSNRFGLIAVSGRSDAEVFFDNLEVRALQ, via the coding sequence GTGATTGCGGTGTCCGACTTCCTGGATTTGGATCACTACGAGCTACTTGGCATCGCCCCAGCGGCGACGCAGGATGAGATCAAGCGTGCCTATCGGCGCGAGATCGCAAAGTACCATCCCGACCGCTTTGTGAGCGCCAACGCCGACGAGCAGGCCTACGCCCAGCGGCGCAGCCAGGCCCTGACCGAGGCCTACGCCACGCTGAGCAACTTCCGGACGCGCAGCCTCTACAACGCGAGTCTGAAAACCATGGGTGGTTCGGCGGCGGCGCAGCGCCCCAGCGCGCAGCCCCAGCGCCAGCCCGGCCAGACCCCGCAGCGCGACCACCAGGCCGAGCTGTACGATCAGGCGGTGGCGCACCTGCAGGCGGGCCACACCCTGCAGGCCATCGCCGCGCTGCGCCAGCTGCAGCAGATCAACCCCTTCTATCGCGACAGCGCGGCCCTGCTAGAGCAGGCCGAGGCCCAGGGCCACGCGCAGCAGCATAGCGCCCCCAAGCAGCCCGCCGCCGAGAAGCCCAATAGCCGCCGCACCTTTCTGATCGCAGGCGGCGTGGGCGGGCTGGCGGTGCTGGGCCTGGCCGCATGGGCCTTGACCCAGCACGGCGGCCAGCAGACGGTGGCAGGCCAGCCCGACACGCCGGGCGCGCCGCTGCCCACCGCAGCCAACACCGCCGAGCCAAGCCCCACCGCCGCCGCCACCGCGCGGCCCACCAGCGCGCCCACGGCAGCCGCCACCGCGCGGCCCACCGCCGCGCCCACGGCAGCCGCCACCCAGCCCCCCACCGAGGTGCCGACCGAGGTGCCGACCGACACGCCCACGGCGCTGCCCGCCGAGCAGGGCCAGCTGCTGTTCTCCGACAGCTTCACCGGCGCGGGCTGGGCCGACCAGAGCGGCGCGGGCTGGAGCGTGGGCTACGCCCAGGGCGGGCGCTACCGCATCGCGGTGAACGCGGGCATCGGCATGATCTGGAGCTACCGCACCCTGCAGCCCGGCCAGCACAGCCTGGGCGTGGATGTGCAGGTGGCGCAGTCCGAAGGCGGCATGCTGCTGTCCTTCGTAGACGAGGATAACTTTGTCAGCTTTGTGGTGAACCCGGCCCAGTCGTCGTACCGGCTTGAGCGGCGGGGCAGCCAGGCCGCCGAGGTGCTGGCGGGCGGGCAGTCCGACGCCATCCTGGGCGGGGCCAACGATACCAACCGCCTGCTGGCCCGCGTCAGCAGCAGCACGGTGCAGCTGGTGATCAACGGTCAGCAGGTGGCCAGCATCGATACGCCCGCCGACATCCTGGGCAGCAACCGCTTCGGGCTGATCGCCGTGTCGGGGCGCAGCGACGCCGAGGTGTTCTTCGACAACCTTGAGGTGCGCGCCCTTCAGTAG
- a CDS encoding DUF1028 domain-containing protein — MSSRIIATFSIVACDLASGDLGVAVASKFLSVGAVVPWAQAEIGAVATQALANTGFGPRGLALMADGLSAQEALDALLAEDEGREHRQASFVDAAGNAAAFTGAACFPWAGHIVGEGFTVQGNILAGPEVAEAMAAAFRATEGELAERLLAALSAGDAAGGDSRGRQSAALYVARKGGSYGGYIDRYIDLRVDDHAAPVAELARLLRLHRFYLTPPSPEDLIPIDAQVARELQDLLARAGFYHGPISASYDEATDAALAAYGGVENLEERLISKTHIDPLVLAFMRDKILR; from the coding sequence ATGAGCAGCAGAATCATCGCGACCTTCTCGATCGTGGCGTGCGACCTCGCCAGCGGCGACCTAGGCGTGGCCGTCGCATCCAAGTTTCTCTCGGTGGGCGCGGTGGTGCCCTGGGCGCAGGCCGAGATCGGCGCGGTGGCCACCCAGGCCCTCGCCAACACCGGCTTCGGCCCGCGCGGCCTGGCGCTGATGGCCGACGGCCTGAGCGCCCAGGAGGCGCTGGACGCGCTGCTGGCCGAGGACGAGGGCCGCGAGCATCGCCAGGCAAGCTTCGTGGATGCCGCCGGGAACGCGGCGGCCTTCACCGGCGCGGCCTGCTTCCCGTGGGCCGGGCACATCGTGGGCGAGGGCTTCACGGTGCAGGGCAACATCCTGGCGGGGCCGGAGGTGGCCGAGGCCATGGCCGCCGCCTTCCGCGCCACCGAGGGCGAGCTGGCCGAGCGCCTGCTGGCCGCGCTGAGCGCGGGCGATGCCGCAGGCGGCGACAGCCGTGGTCGCCAGTCGGCGGCGCTGTATGTGGCGCGCAAGGGCGGCTCGTACGGCGGCTACATCGACCGCTACATCGACCTGCGGGTGGATGACCACGCCGCGCCCGTGGCCGAGCTGGCCCGCCTGCTGCGCCTGCACCGCTTCTACCTGACCCCGCCAAGCCCCGAGGATCTCATCCCGATCGATGCGCAGGTGGCCCGCGAGCTGCAGGATCTGCTGGCCAGGGCGGGCTTCTACCACGGCCCGATCAGCGCCAGCTACGACGAGGCCACCGACGCCGCGCTGGCGGCCTACGGCGGGGTGGAAAATCTGGAGGAGCGCCTGATCAGCAAGACCCACATCGACCCGCTGGTGCTAGCCTTCATGCGCGACAAGATCCTGAGGTAG
- a CDS encoding HAD-IIA family hydrolase encodes MLNLNDFTAVVFDMDGVLYRGKQRLAGVAELLAFFEQRGVAYACATNNSTLTPQQYEQKLAAMGIAMPAEKVITSSVATRHYLEAQAPRGTRVGMIGMDGLRDALFGDGYFEPDQVAPSYYVVGMNFEAGYADFRQACKAIRAGAAFVGTNADATFPAEDGIIPGAGSLIALLETATEQRALVIGKPQPAMFHAAVAMLGAPPERTLTVGDRLDTDIAGASAAGLATALVMTGVTSPAALAASPLQPDAVYADLPALLAAWRQA; translated from the coding sequence ATGCTGAACCTGAATGATTTTACCGCCGTCGTGTTCGACATGGATGGCGTGCTCTACCGTGGCAAGCAGCGCCTGGCGGGCGTGGCCGAGCTGCTGGCCTTCTTCGAGCAGCGCGGGGTGGCCTACGCCTGTGCCACCAACAACTCCACGCTCACACCGCAGCAGTACGAGCAGAAGCTGGCCGCCATGGGCATCGCAATGCCCGCCGAGAAGGTGATCACATCCTCGGTGGCCACGCGGCACTACCTGGAGGCCCAAGCCCCGCGCGGCACCAGGGTGGGCATGATCGGCATGGATGGGCTGCGCGACGCACTGTTTGGGGATGGCTACTTCGAGCCAGATCAGGTGGCCCCCAGCTACTATGTGGTGGGCATGAACTTCGAGGCGGGCTACGCCGACTTCCGCCAGGCCTGCAAGGCCATCCGCGCTGGGGCCGCCTTTGTGGGCACCAACGCCGACGCCACCTTCCCCGCCGAGGATGGCATCATCCCCGGCGCTGGCTCGCTGATCGCCCTGCTGGAGACAGCCACCGAGCAGCGCGCCCTGGTGATCGGCAAGCCGCAGCCCGCCATGTTCCACGCCGCCGTGGCCATGCTGGGCGCGCCGCCCGAGCGCACGCTCACCGTGGGCGATAGGCTCGACACCGACATCGCCGGGGCCAGCGCCGCAGGCCTGGCCACCGCCCTGGTGATGACCGGCGTCACCAGCCCTGCGGCGCTGGCGGCAAGCCCCCTTCAGCCCGATGCGGTGTACGCCGATCTGCCTGCCCTGCTGGCGGCGTGGCGGCAAGCCTAG